A stretch of the Macaca mulatta isolate MMU2019108-1 chromosome 16, T2T-MMU8v2.0, whole genome shotgun sequence genome encodes the following:
- the MINK1 gene encoding misshapen-like kinase 1 isoform X41, translating into MLKKYSHHRNIATYYGAFIKKSPPGNDDQLWLVMEFCGAGSVTDLVKNTKGNALKEDCIAYICREILRGLAHLHAHKVIHRDIKGQNVLLTENAEVKLVDFGVSAQLDRTVGRRNTFIGTPYWMAPEVIACDENPDATYDYRSDIWSLGITAIEMAEGAPPLCDMHPMRALFLIPRNPPPRLKSKKWSKKFIDFIDTCLIKTYLSRPPTEQLLKFPFIRDQPTERQVRIQLKDHIDRSRKKRGEKEETEYEYSGSEEEDDSHGEEGEPSSIMNVPGESTLRREFLRLQQENKSNSEALKQQQQLQQQQQRDPEAHIKHLLHQRQRRIEEQKEERRRVEEQQRREREQRKLQEKEQQRRLEDMQVLRREEERRQAEREQEYKRKQLEEQRQSERLQRQLQQEHAYLKSLQQQQQQQQLQKQQQQQLLPGDRKPLYHYGRGMNPADKPAWAREVEERTRMNKQQNSPLAKSKPSSTGPEPSIPQASPGPAGPLSQTPPMQRPVEPQEGPHKSLVAHRVPLKPYAAPVPRSQSLQDQPTRNLAAFPASHDPDPAIPAPTATPSARGAVIRQNSDPTSEGPGPSPNPPAWVRPDNEAPPKVPQRTSSIATALNTSGAGGSRPAQAVRARPRSNSAWQIYLQRRAERGTPKPPGPPAQPPGPPNASSNPDLRRSDPGWERSDSVLPASHGHLPQAGSLERNRVGASSKLDSSPVLSPGNKAKPDDHRSRPGRPADFVLLKERTLDEAPRPPKKAMDYSSSSEEVESSEDDEEEGEGGPSEGSRDTPGGRDGDTDSVSTMVVHDVEEITGTQPPYGGGTMVVQRTPEEERNLLHADSNGYTNLPDVVQPSHSPTENSKGQSPPSKDGSSDYQSRGLVKAPGKSSFTMFVDLGIYQPGGSGDTIPITALVGGEGTRLDQLQYDVRKGSVVNVNPTNTRAHSETPEIRKYKKRFNSEILCAALWGVNLLVGTENGLMLLDRSGQGKVYGLIGRRRFQQMDVLEGLNLLITISGKRNKLRVYYLSWLRNKILHNDPEVEKKQGWTTVGDMEGCGHYRVVKYERIKFLVIALKSSVEVYAWAPKPYHKFMAFKSFADLPHRPLLVDLTVEEGQRLKVIYGSSAGFHAVDVDSGNSYDIYIPVHIQSQITPHAIIFLPNTDGMEMLLCYEDEGVYVNTYGRIIKDVVLQWGEMPTSVAYICSNQIMGWGEKAIEIRSVETGHLDGVFMHKRAQRLKFLCERNDKVFFASVRSGGSSQVYFMTLNRNCIMNW; encoded by the exons ATGCTGAAAAAATACTCTCATCACCGCAACATTGCCACCTACTATGGAGCCTTCATCAAGAAGAGCCCCCCGGGAAACGATGACCAGCTCTGG CTGGTGATGGAGTTCTGTGGTGCTGGTTCAGTGACTGACCTGGTGAAGAACACGAAAGGAAACGCCCTGAAGGAGGACTGTATCGCCTACATCTGCAGGGAGATCCTCAGG GGTCTGGCCCATCTCCATGCCCACAAGGTCATCCATCGAGACATCAAGGGGCAGAATGTGCTGCTGACAGAGAATGCTGAGGTCAAGCTAG TGGATTTTGGGGTGAGTGCTCAGCTGGACCGCACCGTGGGCAGACGGAACACTTTCATTGGGACTCCCTACTGGATGGCTCCAGAGGTCATCGCCTGTGATGAGAACCCCGATGCCACCTACGATTACAGG AGTGACATTTGGTCTCTAGGAATCACAGCCATCGAGATGGCAGAGGGAGCCCCCC CTCTGTGTGACATGCACCCCATGCGGGCCCTCTTCCTCATTCCTCGGAACCCTCCGCCCAGACTCAAGTCCAAGAAGTG GTCTAAGAAGTTCATTGACTTCATTGACACATGTCTCATCAAGACTTACCTGAGCCGCCCACCCACGGAGCAGCTGCTGAAGTTTCCCTTCATCCGGGACCAGCCCACGGAGCGGCAGGTCCGCATCCAGCTTAAGGACCACATTGACCGATCCCGGAAGAAGCGGGGTGAGAAAG AGGAGACAGAATATGAGTACAGCGGCAGCGAGGAGGAAGACGACAGCCATGGAGAGGAAGGAGAGCCAAG CTCCATCATGAACGTGCCTGGAGAGTCGACTCTACGCCGGGAATTTCTCCGCCTCCAGCAGGAAAATAAGAGCAACTCAGAGGCTttaaaacagcagcagcagctgcagcagcagcagcagcgagACCCCGAGGCACACATCAAACACCTGCTGCACCAGCGGCAGAGGCGCATAGAGGAGCAGAAGGAGGAGCGGCGCCGCGTGGAGGAG CAACAGCGGCGGGAGCGGGAGCAGCGGAAGCTGCAGGAGAAGGAGCAGCAGCGGCGGCTGGAGGACATGCAGGTTCTGCGGCGGGAGGAGGAGCGGCGGCAGGCGGAGCGCGAGCAG GAATACAAGCGGAAGCAGCTGGAGGAGCAGCGGCAGTCAGAGCGTCTCCAGAGGcagctgcagcaggagcatgCCTACCTCAAGTCcctgcagcagcagcaacagcagcagcagcttcagaaacagcagcagcagcagctcctgcCCGGGGACAGGAAGCCCCTGTACCATTATGGTCGGGGCATGAATCCCGCTGACAAACCAGCCTGGGCCCGAGAG GTAGAAGAGAGAACAAGGATGAACAAGCAGCAGAACTCTCCCTTGGCCAAGAGCAAGCCAAGCAGCACGGGGCCTGAGCCCTCCATCCCCCAGGCCTCCCCCGGGCCTGCAGGACCCCTTTCCCAGACTCCTCCTATGCAGAGGCCGGTGGAGCCCCAGGAGGGACCGCACAAG AGCCTGGTGGCACACCGGGTCCCACTGAAGCCATATGCAGCACCTGTGCCCCGATCCCAGTCCCTGCAGGACCAGCCCACCCGAAACCTGGCTGCCTTCCCAGCCTCCCATGACCCCGACCCTGCCATCCCTGCACCCACTGCCACGCCCAGTGCCCGAGGAGCTGTCATCCGCCAGAATTCAGACCCCACCTCTGAAGGACCTGGCCCCAGCCCGAACCCCCCAGCCTGGGTCCGCCCAGATAACGAGGCCCCACCCAAG GTGCCTCAGAGGACCTCATCTATCGCCACTGCCCTTAACACCAGTGGGGCCGGAGGATCCCGGCCAGCCCAGGCAGTCCGTGCCAG ACCTCGCAGCAACTCCGCCTGGCAAATCTATCTGCAAAGGCGGGCAGAGCGGGGCACCCCAAAGCCTCCAGGGCCCCCTGCTCAGCCCCCTGGCCCGCCCAACGCCTCTAG TAACCCCGACCTCAGGAGGAGCGACCCTGGCTGGGAACGCTCGGACAGTGTCCTCCCGGCCTCGCACGGGCACCTCCCCCAGGCCGGCTCACTGGAGCGGAACCGCGTGGGAG CCTCCTCCAAACTGGACAGCTCCCcagtgctctctcctgggaataAAGCCAAGCCCGATGACCACCGCTCGCGGCCAGGCCGGCCCGCA GACTTCGTGTTGCTGAAAGAGCGGACCCTGGACGAggcccctcggcctcccaagaaggCCATGGACTACTCATCGTCCAGCGAGGAGGTGGAGAGCAGTGAGGATGACGAGGAGGAAGGCGAAGGCGGGCCATCAGAGGGGAGCAGAGACACCCCTGGGGGCCG CGATGGGGATACAGACAGCGTCAGCACCATGGTGGTCCACGACGTCGAGGAGATCACCGGGACCCAGCCCCCATACGGGGGCGGCACCATGGTGGTCCAGCGT ACCCCTGAAGAGGAGCGGAACCTGCTGCATGCTGACAGCAACGGGTATACAAACCTGCCTGACGTGGTGCAGCCCAGCCACTCACCCACCGAGAACAGCAAAGGCCAAAGCCCGCCCTCGAAGGATGGGAGCAGTGAC TACCAGTCTCGTGGGCTGGTAAAGGCCCCTGGCAAGAGCTCGTTCACGATGTTTGTGGATCTAGGGATCTACCAGCCTGGAGGCAGTGGGGACACCATCCCCATCACAG CCCTAGTGGGTGGAGAGGGCACTCGGCTCGACCAGCTGCAGTACGACGTGAGGAAGGGCTCTGTGGTCAACGTGAATCCCACCAACACCCGGGCCCACAGTGAGACCCCTGAGATCCGGAAGTACAAGAAGCGATTCAACTCTGAGATCCTGTGTGCAGCCCTTTGGG GGGTCAACCTGCTGGTGGGCACGGAGAACGGGCTGATGTTGCTGGACCGAAGTGGGCAGGGCAAGGTGTACGGACTCATTGGGCGGCGACGCTTCCAGCAGATGGACGTGCTGGAGGGGCTCAACCTGCTCATCACCATCTCAG GGAAAAGGAACAAACTGCGGGTGTATTACCTGTCTTGGCTCCGGAACAAGATTCTGCACAATGACCCAGAGGTGGAGAAGAAGCAGGGCTGGACCACCGTCGGGGACATGGAGGGCTGCGGGCACTACCGTGTCG TGAAATACGAGCGGATTAAGTTCCTGGTCATCGCCCTCAAGAGCTCCGTGGAGGTGTACGCCTGGGCCCCGAAACCCTACCACAAATTCATGGCCTTCAAG TCCTTTGCCGACCTCCCTCACCGCCCTCTGCTGGTCGACCTGACAGTAGAGGAGGGGCAGCGGCTCAAGGTCATCTATGGCTCCAGTGCTGGCTTCCATGCTGTGGATGTCGACTCGGGGAACAGCTATGACATCTACATCCCTGTGCAC ATCCAGAGCCAGATCACGCCCCATGCCATCATTTTCCTCCCCAACACCGACGGCATGGAGATGCTGCTGTGCTACGAGGACGAGGGTGTCTACGTCAACACATACGGGCGGATCATTAAGGATGTGGTGCTGCAGTGGGGAGAGATGCCCACCTCTGTGG CCTACATCTGCTCCAACCAGATAATGGGCTGGGGTGAGAAAGCCATTGAGATCCGCTCTGTGGAGACGGGCCACCTGGACGGGGTCTTCATGCACAAACGAGCCCAGAGGCTCAAGTTCCTGTGTGAGCGGAATGACAAG GTGTTTTTTGCCTCAGTCCGCTCTGGGGGCAGCAGCCAAGTTTACTTCATGACTCTGAACCGTAACTGCATCATGAACTGGTGA
- the MINK1 gene encoding misshapen-like kinase 1 isoform X49 — protein sequence MLKKYSHHRNIATYYGAFIKKSPPGNDDQLWLVMEFCGAGSVTDLVKNTKGNALKEDCIAYICREILRGLAHLHAHKVIHRDIKGQNVLLTENAEVKLVDFGVSAQLDRTVGRRNTFIGTPYWMAPEVIACDENPDATYDYRSDIWSLGITAIEMAEGAPPLCDMHPMRALFLIPRNPPPRLKSKKWSKKFIDFIDTCLIKTYLSRPPTEQLLKFPFIRDQPTERQVRIQLKDHIDRSRKKRGEKEETEYEYSGSEEEDDSHGEEGEPSSIMNVPGESTLRREFLRLQQENKSNSEALKQQQQLQQQQQRDPEAHIKHLLHQRQRRIEEQKEERRRVEEQQRREREQRKLQEKEQQRRLEDMQVLRREEERRQAEREQEYKRKQLEEQRQSERLQRQLQQEHAYLKSLQQQQQQQQLQKQQQQQLLPGDRKPLYHYGRGMNPADKPAWAREVEERTRMNKQQNSPLAKSKPSSTGPEPSIPQASPGPAGPLSQTPPMQRPVEPQEGPHKSLVAHRVPLKPYAAPVPRSQSLQDQPTRNLAAFPASHDPDPAIPAPTATPSARGAVIRQNSDPTSEGPGPSPNPPAWVRPDNEAPPKVPQRTSSIATALNTSGAGGSRPAQAVRASNPDLRRSDPGWERSDSVLPASHGHLPQAGSLERNRVGASSKLDSSPVLSPGNKAKPDDHRSRPGRPASYKRAIGEDFVLLKERTLDEAPRPPKKAMDYSSSSEEVESSEDDEEEGEGGPSEGSRDTPGGRSDGDTDSVSTMVVHDVEEITGTQPPYGGGTMVVQRTPEEERNLLHADSNGYTNLPDVVQPSHSPTENSKGQSPPSKDGSSDYQSRGLVKAPGKSSFTMFVDLGIYQPGGSGDTIPITALVGGEGTRLDQLQYDVRKGSVVNVNPTNTRAHSETPEIRKYKKRFNSEILCAALWGVNLLVGTENGLMLLDRSGQGKVYGLIGRRRFQQMDVLEGLNLLITISGKRNKLRVYYLSWLRNKILHNDPEVEKKQGWTTVGDMEGCGHYRVVKYERIKFLVIALKSSVEVYAWAPKPYHKFMAFKSFADLPHRPLLVDLTVEEGQRLKVIYGSSAGFHAVDVDSGNSYDIYIPVHIQSQITPHAIIFLPNTDGMEMLLCYEDEGVYVNTYGRIIKDVVLQWGEMPTSVAYICSNQIMGWGEKAIEIRSVETGHLDGVFMHKRAQRLKFLCERNDKVFFASVRSGGSSQVYFMTLNRNCIMNW from the exons ATGCTGAAAAAATACTCTCATCACCGCAACATTGCCACCTACTATGGAGCCTTCATCAAGAAGAGCCCCCCGGGAAACGATGACCAGCTCTGG CTGGTGATGGAGTTCTGTGGTGCTGGTTCAGTGACTGACCTGGTGAAGAACACGAAAGGAAACGCCCTGAAGGAGGACTGTATCGCCTACATCTGCAGGGAGATCCTCAGG GGTCTGGCCCATCTCCATGCCCACAAGGTCATCCATCGAGACATCAAGGGGCAGAATGTGCTGCTGACAGAGAATGCTGAGGTCAAGCTAG TGGATTTTGGGGTGAGTGCTCAGCTGGACCGCACCGTGGGCAGACGGAACACTTTCATTGGGACTCCCTACTGGATGGCTCCAGAGGTCATCGCCTGTGATGAGAACCCCGATGCCACCTACGATTACAGG AGTGACATTTGGTCTCTAGGAATCACAGCCATCGAGATGGCAGAGGGAGCCCCCC CTCTGTGTGACATGCACCCCATGCGGGCCCTCTTCCTCATTCCTCGGAACCCTCCGCCCAGACTCAAGTCCAAGAAGTG GTCTAAGAAGTTCATTGACTTCATTGACACATGTCTCATCAAGACTTACCTGAGCCGCCCACCCACGGAGCAGCTGCTGAAGTTTCCCTTCATCCGGGACCAGCCCACGGAGCGGCAGGTCCGCATCCAGCTTAAGGACCACATTGACCGATCCCGGAAGAAGCGGGGTGAGAAAG AGGAGACAGAATATGAGTACAGCGGCAGCGAGGAGGAAGACGACAGCCATGGAGAGGAAGGAGAGCCAAG CTCCATCATGAACGTGCCTGGAGAGTCGACTCTACGCCGGGAATTTCTCCGCCTCCAGCAGGAAAATAAGAGCAACTCAGAGGCTttaaaacagcagcagcagctgcagcagcagcagcagcgagACCCCGAGGCACACATCAAACACCTGCTGCACCAGCGGCAGAGGCGCATAGAGGAGCAGAAGGAGGAGCGGCGCCGCGTGGAGGAG CAACAGCGGCGGGAGCGGGAGCAGCGGAAGCTGCAGGAGAAGGAGCAGCAGCGGCGGCTGGAGGACATGCAGGTTCTGCGGCGGGAGGAGGAGCGGCGGCAGGCGGAGCGCGAGCAG GAATACAAGCGGAAGCAGCTGGAGGAGCAGCGGCAGTCAGAGCGTCTCCAGAGGcagctgcagcaggagcatgCCTACCTCAAGTCcctgcagcagcagcaacagcagcagcagcttcagaaacagcagcagcagcagctcctgcCCGGGGACAGGAAGCCCCTGTACCATTATGGTCGGGGCATGAATCCCGCTGACAAACCAGCCTGGGCCCGAGAG GTAGAAGAGAGAACAAGGATGAACAAGCAGCAGAACTCTCCCTTGGCCAAGAGCAAGCCAAGCAGCACGGGGCCTGAGCCCTCCATCCCCCAGGCCTCCCCCGGGCCTGCAGGACCCCTTTCCCAGACTCCTCCTATGCAGAGGCCGGTGGAGCCCCAGGAGGGACCGCACAAG AGCCTGGTGGCACACCGGGTCCCACTGAAGCCATATGCAGCACCTGTGCCCCGATCCCAGTCCCTGCAGGACCAGCCCACCCGAAACCTGGCTGCCTTCCCAGCCTCCCATGACCCCGACCCTGCCATCCCTGCACCCACTGCCACGCCCAGTGCCCGAGGAGCTGTCATCCGCCAGAATTCAGACCCCACCTCTGAAGGACCTGGCCCCAGCCCGAACCCCCCAGCCTGGGTCCGCCCAGATAACGAGGCCCCACCCAAG GTGCCTCAGAGGACCTCATCTATCGCCACTGCCCTTAACACCAGTGGGGCCGGAGGATCCCGGCCAGCCCAGGCAGTCCGTGCCAG TAACCCCGACCTCAGGAGGAGCGACCCTGGCTGGGAACGCTCGGACAGTGTCCTCCCGGCCTCGCACGGGCACCTCCCCCAGGCCGGCTCACTGGAGCGGAACCGCGTGGGAG CCTCCTCCAAACTGGACAGCTCCCcagtgctctctcctgggaataAAGCCAAGCCCGATGACCACCGCTCGCGGCCAGGCCGGCCCGCA AGCTATAAGCGAGCAATTGGTGAG GACTTCGTGTTGCTGAAAGAGCGGACCCTGGACGAggcccctcggcctcccaagaaggCCATGGACTACTCATCGTCCAGCGAGGAGGTGGAGAGCAGTGAGGATGACGAGGAGGAAGGCGAAGGCGGGCCATCAGAGGGGAGCAGAGACACCCCTGGGGGCCG CAGCGATGGGGATACAGACAGCGTCAGCACCATGGTGGTCCACGACGTCGAGGAGATCACCGGGACCCAGCCCCCATACGGGGGCGGCACCATGGTGGTCCAGCGT ACCCCTGAAGAGGAGCGGAACCTGCTGCATGCTGACAGCAACGGGTATACAAACCTGCCTGACGTGGTGCAGCCCAGCCACTCACCCACCGAGAACAGCAAAGGCCAAAGCCCGCCCTCGAAGGATGGGAGCAGTGAC TACCAGTCTCGTGGGCTGGTAAAGGCCCCTGGCAAGAGCTCGTTCACGATGTTTGTGGATCTAGGGATCTACCAGCCTGGAGGCAGTGGGGACACCATCCCCATCACAG CCCTAGTGGGTGGAGAGGGCACTCGGCTCGACCAGCTGCAGTACGACGTGAGGAAGGGCTCTGTGGTCAACGTGAATCCCACCAACACCCGGGCCCACAGTGAGACCCCTGAGATCCGGAAGTACAAGAAGCGATTCAACTCTGAGATCCTGTGTGCAGCCCTTTGGG GGGTCAACCTGCTGGTGGGCACGGAGAACGGGCTGATGTTGCTGGACCGAAGTGGGCAGGGCAAGGTGTACGGACTCATTGGGCGGCGACGCTTCCAGCAGATGGACGTGCTGGAGGGGCTCAACCTGCTCATCACCATCTCAG GGAAAAGGAACAAACTGCGGGTGTATTACCTGTCTTGGCTCCGGAACAAGATTCTGCACAATGACCCAGAGGTGGAGAAGAAGCAGGGCTGGACCACCGTCGGGGACATGGAGGGCTGCGGGCACTACCGTGTCG TGAAATACGAGCGGATTAAGTTCCTGGTCATCGCCCTCAAGAGCTCCGTGGAGGTGTACGCCTGGGCCCCGAAACCCTACCACAAATTCATGGCCTTCAAG TCCTTTGCCGACCTCCCTCACCGCCCTCTGCTGGTCGACCTGACAGTAGAGGAGGGGCAGCGGCTCAAGGTCATCTATGGCTCCAGTGCTGGCTTCCATGCTGTGGATGTCGACTCGGGGAACAGCTATGACATCTACATCCCTGTGCAC ATCCAGAGCCAGATCACGCCCCATGCCATCATTTTCCTCCCCAACACCGACGGCATGGAGATGCTGCTGTGCTACGAGGACGAGGGTGTCTACGTCAACACATACGGGCGGATCATTAAGGATGTGGTGCTGCAGTGGGGAGAGATGCCCACCTCTGTGG CCTACATCTGCTCCAACCAGATAATGGGCTGGGGTGAGAAAGCCATTGAGATCCGCTCTGTGGAGACGGGCCACCTGGACGGGGTCTTCATGCACAAACGAGCCCAGAGGCTCAAGTTCCTGTGTGAGCGGAATGACAAG GTGTTTTTTGCCTCAGTCCGCTCTGGGGGCAGCAGCCAAGTTTACTTCATGACTCTGAACCGTAACTGCATCATGAACTGGTGA